A single Pseudochaenichthys georgianus chromosome 10, fPseGeo1.2, whole genome shotgun sequence DNA region contains:
- the LOC139434557 gene encoding DNA ligase 1-like, whose amino-acid sequence MFHFLRKNNTSEKVKETRSKPCSISSGRVPDAAAAAKPSSETRTGRTAWIYRLFRPTQKKSGGESGPQKSPRSTGSDNGWIFPYFRKNRKVAPCEGTEQKTPHTPHRSPAREAPCEVTEVQRFSPSIDDEEEDQEQEAEEEEKKKVPEVQRKVPEVQEEKKKVPEVQEEKRKVPEVQEEKTKVPEVQTEKNKVPEVQEEETKVPEVQEEKRKVPEVQEEKKKVPEVQRKVPEVQEEKKKVPEVQRKVPEVQEEKKKVPEVQGEKRKVPEVQEEEKKLPEVQEEKKKVPEVQEEEKTVPEVQEETEKVELPVIRGKKERMINIPITKKKEDTNTVPIHDTSPIRKGERYVPVNEGVRGGRQDWLGFPNPGNLCYMNSSLQGLLTLKGFIRDLSQQQEVWSHLPEAEIIRRFMNIVGCHRSADPTLKYWALLLFKKALSVRAPEFRNNRQKVSPPPCFSLFHLLLMRLTVCLCVFRTLTSSSPPSWTR is encoded by the exons ATGTTTCATTTCCTAAGAAAG AACAACACCAGTGAAAAGGTTAAGGAGACCAGGAGCAAGCCGTGCTCCATCTCTAGTGGAAG AGTCCCAgacgctgctgctgccgctaaGCCGTCCTCTGAGACCCGCACGGGGAGGACTGCGTGGATCTATCGACTGTTCAGACCAACACAG AAGAAAAGTGGAGGAGAGAGTGGACCGCAGAAGAG CCCAAGGTCAACAGGAAGTGATAACGGCTGGATCTTTCCCTACTTCAGA AAAAATCGTAAAGTCGCACCATGTGAAGGGACAGAGCAGAAGACCCCTCACACACCTCACAGGAG CCCAGCCAGAGAAGCTCCATGTGAGGTCACTGAGGTGCAGAGGTTCAGTCCCTCTATTGATGACGAGGAAGAAGACCAGGAGCAGgaagcagaggaggaggagaagaagaaggtacctgaggtccagaggaaggtacctgaggtccaggaagagaagaagaaggtaCCTGAGGTCCAGGAAGAGAAGAGGAAGGTACCTGAGGTCCAGGAAGAGAAGACGAAGGTACCTGAGGTCCAGACAGAGAAGAATAAGGTACCTGAGGTCCAGGAAGAGGAGACGAAGGTACCTGAGGTCCAGGAGGAGAAGAGGAAGGTACCTGAGGTccaggaagagaagaagaaggtacctgaggtccagaggaaggtacctgaggtccaggaagagaagaagaaggtacctgaggtccagaggaaggtacctgaggtccaggaagagaagaagaaggtacctgaggtccagggagagaagaggaaggtacctgaggtccaggaagaggagaagaagttacctgaggtccaggaagagaagaagaaggtaCCTGAGGTCCAGGAAGAGGAGAAGACGGTACCTGAGGTCCAGGAAGAGACAGAGAAGGTCGAACTTCCTGTGATCAGGGGGAAGAAAGAAAGAATGATCAATATTCCCATAACCAAGAAGAAGGAGGATACAAATACGGTGCCGATCCATGACACATCCCCCATCAG GAAGGGAGAGCGTTATGTCCCCGTCAACGAGGGGGTCCGCGGTGGGAGGCAGGACTGGCTCGG GTTTCCGAACCCGGGCAATCTGTGCTACATGAACTCCAGCCTGCAGGGCCTCCTCACGCTGAAGGGCTTCATCAGAGACCTCAGCCAGCAGCAGGAGGTGTGGAGTCACCTGCCAGAGGCCGAAATCATCag AAGATTCATGAACATCGTGGGGTGTCACCGCTCTGCTGACCCCACCCTCAAGTACTGGGCCCTCCTCTTGTTCAAGAAGGCCCTCTCGGTCCGGGCTCCTGAGTTTAGAAACAACCGCCAGAAAGTGAGTCCTCCACCTTGCTTCTCTCTGTTTCACCTCCTCCTGATGCGTCtaactgtgtgtctctgtgtgttcagGACGCTCACGAGTTCCTCACCACCGTCCTGGACCAGATGA
- the LOC117454332 gene encoding uncharacterized protein: MQNTRTCRSCGAGSTGEEDYTNLSLKLLPGASVGDMLQSYLMETKLDFRCDCGSNRSVQQPAFKTLPKVLILHVRRICFTPSKQLVKLSDPVTIFRELMVSSTEDTGWYSLVSIINHLGNNRSSGHYISDVLHPEAELDDPSDRWLTCNDAEVTRTTGEAVCQERRDTAFILFYQRRQL; this comes from the exons ATGCAGAACACCAGGACCTGCAGGAG CTGTGGAGCCGGGTCAACAGGTGAGGAAGACTACACCAACCTGTCACTCAAACTGCTGCCTGGAGCCTCAGTGGGGGACATGCTCCAGAGCTACCTcatg GAGACAAAGCTGGACTTCAGGTGTGACTGCGGCTCCAACAGATCAGTCCAGCAGCCGGCCTTCAAGACGCTGCCAAA AGTTCTGATACTGCACGTGAGGCGGATCTGTTTCACTCCCAGCAAGCAGCTGGTGAAGCTGAGCGACCCGGTCACCATCTTCAGAGAGCTGATGGTGTCCTCTACTGAG GATACTGGGTGGTACAGCCTGGTGAGCATCATCAACCACCTTGGGAACAATAGAAGCAGTG GACACTACATCAGCGACGTTCTCCATCCGGAGGCGGAGCTTGATGACCCCTCCGACAGATGGCTGACCTGCAACGATGCGGAGGTCACTCGCACCACCGGGGAGGCTGTGTGTCAGGAGAGGAGAGACACCGCCTTCATCCTCTTCTACCAGAGGAGACAG TTGTAG